The Brevibacillus humidisoli DNA segment AACCCGTATGATCTTTTAACTGGTCACGAATGTTTGCCAGACCGTCGGCTACACGTTTGCCGTATTCCGGGTCTGCATTGGTGAAGTACTATTCCATCTGTCCGTCCCGCTGATTGGTTGCTACGTGTTTCTTCGGCGCATTAACCGGAAGCTGCAGATAGTTGGTGCCGACCCGGTAGCGCTGGGTGTCCGAGTAGGAAAACGTTCGGCCCTGCAGCAGCTTGTCGTCGGAGAAATCGAGGCCATCTACCAGCACACCCGTGCCGAACGCAGCTTGTTCCACCTCAGCGAAATAGTTCTCCGGATTTTTGTTCAGTACCATTTTTCCGACTGGCAGGAACGGGAAGCGGTCTGTCGGCCAAAGTTTGGTCGGGTCGAGTGGATCGAAATCCAGTTCCGGGTGTTCATCGTCACTCATGATCTGCACACAAAGCTCCCACTCTGGATAGTCGCCCCGCTCGATCGCTTCATAGAGGTCCTGTGTCGCATGGTTAAAGTTCTTGGCCTGGATCATCTCTGCTTCTCTCTGCGTCAGGTTTTTGATTCTTGTTTTACCGGTTCCCAGTGATACTTGACAAGTACCGCTTGTCCCTCTTGATTCACCCATTTGTAGGTATTTACACCGGAACCCTGCATTTGGCGGTAGTTGGCCGGAATCCCCCAGGGAGAATATACAAACGTGATCATGTGCGTAGCTTCTGGGCTTTGGGAAACGAAATCAAAGATTCGCTCCGGATCTTGGATATTGGTTACCGGATCTGGCTTGAAGGCGTGGATCAGATCAGGGAACTTCAGCGGATCACGGATGAAGAAGATTTTTAGGTTGTTGCCAACCAGATCCCAGTTGCCCTCTTCCGTATAAAATTTGACCGCGAATCCGCGTGGATCACGGAGGGTCTCGGGCGAATGAATCCCGTGAATTACCGTGGAGAAACGGACAAGCACAGGCGTCTGTTTTCCGGCTTCTTGGAATAGTTTTGCCCTGGTATACTTGGAGATTGGTTCGTCTCCTACTTTTCCGTATGCTTCAAAATAGCCATCGGCACCCGCTCCTCGGGCATGAACGACGCGTTCCGGAATTCGCTCCCGGTCAAAGTGGGTGATTTTCTCTAAAAAATGGTAATTCTCCAGTGTGATGGGGCCTCTATTGCCAACGGTTCGCACATTCTGGTTATCCGATATAGGATGTCCCTGCCGATTGGTGAGGGTATCGGTTGTCTCGCCTTCTCCAGTGCGGTTATCAAGCGAGCTGCCGACGTCTTCCACAGCGGTGCCGTATGTGTCATGGCTGGTGGGCTGGTCCATTTCATCTCCTCCTGCTTGTATGGTTTGATTCATGCCTATGATTACCAGTGAGGTTTAGGAGTATTCGTTTGTGGAATGTGGCGTACAATCCGCTTGTCACAATGCATCTGTATGCGCGCATCGATGGAGGAGATCTCCTCTTCTGCTGCTTCGTTAGCGGCAATGGCGGAGGAACTGCAGCCAGTGGTTTCGCGGTTCAAGGTATGACCCAAAAAGGATGGCTTGCAAAACCCAAAAAATTTATGTAGCCAGAAGACAGTTTCTTCTGTATAATGGGTACTTGTGTTCTACGGCCCCGGCTTTCTTGCAAGAAGAAAGTCAAACATCAAATAGAAAAGAGGTTCATCATTGCTACAACAACTGAAAATGACGTGGTTCTCCAATGTGCGGGGGGGATGTACTGGCAGGGATGACGGTCGCTTTGGCGCTGATCCCGGAGGCGATTGCCTTTTCCATCATCGCCGGTGTCGATCCTATGGTCGGTTTGTATGCCTCGTTCTGCATCGCTTGTGTGATCGCCATTACCGGCGGTCGACCGGGGATGATCTCGGCTGCTACGGGTGCCATGGCGCTGCTGATGGTTACACTGGTGAAGGAACACGGAGTCGAGTATTTGTTCGCCGCCACTGTTCTGACGGGGATCATCCAGTTAGTGATGGGGTATGCCAAGGTCGGCAGGTTTATCACCTTCATTCCTCATTCCGTCATGATCGGATTTGTGAATGCCTTGGCGATTCTGATTTTTATGGCGCAATTGCCTCATTTTGTCGGGGAGTCCTGGGTGATGTACGCGATCGTTGCCGGAACACTAGCGATTATTTACTTGCTTCCGCGCTTGATTAGAGCCGTTCCTTCGCCGCTGATTGCGATTATTGTGATGACCGCTCTGGCCATGTATTTCGGCTTGGAGGTAAGAACGGTGGGCGATATGGGTCAGATCACGCGTGAGCTGCCCGTCTTCCATTTGCCCATGGTACCGTTGACGTTTGAGACGCTGACAATTCTTTTCCCTTACGCCTTCGCGCTTGCTCTCGTGGGGATCCTGGAGTCGCTGTTGACGGCGACGATTGTAGATGAAATGACGGGAACGAAGAGCAACAAGAATACGGAAGTGAAAGGGCAAGGCATCGCCAATGTGGTAACAGGCTTCTTCGGCGGGATGGCCGGATGCGCGATGATCGGACAATCCGTCATCAATGTAAAATCCGGTGGCAGAGGCAGATTGTCGGCGCTGGTGGCTGGGGTCTTTCTCTTGTTTCTGATCATGGTCTTGGGAGACGTGGTGCAGCAGATTCCGATGGCTGCTCTGGTGGGTGTCATGATCATGGTATCGATCAGTACGTTTGATTGGCAGTCATTGAAAGAGCTGCGCAGAATTCCGCTGAGTGATTCCGTGGTGATGATCACCACCGTAGCGATCGTCGTGGTGACGCATGACTTGTCCAAAGGCGTCATCGCGGGAGTGGTGCTCAGTGCACTCGTCTTTGGCTGGAAGATTGCACGCCTGAAGACGTCGACCGTGACCAACCCCAGCGGGGCTAAAGTGTACACCGTTTCCGGGCAGCTGTTCTTTGGCACGATGAGCCATTTCGTGGAACAGTTTCAGTTCGATGAGGATCCGAAACACGTCATCATTGATTTTCGGCACTCGCATGTGTGGGATCAGTCCGCTGTGACGGCGATTGCCAAAGTGATCTTTATGTACCAGCAGCGGGACAAGCAGGTATCGATCGAAGGATTAAATGAAGAAAGCCAGCTATTGGTCGAAAAGATTGGCCTTTCTGCACCGTCGGGACATTAGTTGTGATAAAGAAAAGAAAGTCTTGATAGATTAGTGCCTATCAAGACTTTTTGTCATATCTGTTAGCTTTTAAAAAGGATGGCATACCTGTCGCCAAGGGAGTGCCTATGGTTGGATTGTGACAGGATCGTGGCTTGTTTGAGAAATTTCCGATATGGTATGGCATGATCATTCCCTTAACTCTTTTTCTGAAAAAGATATACGCTAAAAAGGTTGTTTCGACCTTTTGGAACCGCCAGCTAGCGGAGAACGGCAGCCGAGGCGATATGAAGACAGGTCAATCTCCCTCTTACTCGATCAAACTCATTTTATGAAAAATATTGTAAGATTGTTATAAAATATTGTATAGTGTAATAAATATTTCCTTATCGATCAAGGGGGTGTGATTTCCATAATGGACATACAACCAACGATTCGATCCGAGATAGAAAAACATCTCAAAGAAAAGGGCTTTACACTGAGCAAACTAAGTGAACGAACCGGAATCAATAACGGAAACTTGAGTGAAATCTTCAACAGCAATCCCCCACGTCCGATTACGGTTCGACAGTTAGATGCAATCACCGTAGCGATAGGCTATGAACCGGGCTGGTTGTACGATCTTTACCCTGAAGAATGTGCGATGCCAGAAAGAATCTCTCGACCGCGAGTCATTCCGTTCCTGATTCGTTGTTCGGAACTTGGCCGAACGGAATTGATTGAGAGAGTTGTTGCCGTGTTAATGGAGAATCCGAAAAACGTCTCGATCTTGTATGACGTAGCGGAACAGTTGTATAAGTCAGGCAGACGAAAGGAATCCGCGCTGTTCTATCGACTAGTGATCGACAACGAAAAGGACAACCATTCCGACCGATTCCTGATCAGTCAGTATCGTTTGTTTCGTGCTTCGCTGGGTACGGACGTTGAGGAAAACTGGAAGGCCGTGATCCGATTTGAGCCGTATCGAAATCGGTTATCGGAGGGGAACAGGTTGGATGGGCTTTTGCAGCTGGCTAATGTCTGCTTTGCACTCCACAGGTGGGAGGATGTCGAACGGTTTGCTGATGAATTGAGGGAGTTGGCAACTATCGTTTACCAAAACGAAATGCGCAAGAAAAAACGGAAGAAAGTAAGTGAACCTCTACAAACAGAGAGGCATTTGGTGGTATATTATGGACAAGGGTATCTTTTAAAATCAGTAGCATTAGAAAAACAGGGTCTGTATGAAAAGGCAAAGGAATATGTTTCAGGTTACTCAGACCTTAGCTGGTTTGAACTGCTTGACGAAGTTGGGCTGAAAGAAGTAGAAAAAATTTAGTCTTTGGGCCACTGCTAATACGTACAATCTCGACGTTCTTATGGGTAATACTGACGTTCTCCCCGATTATGTACGATTTTTAGTTAATCATCCGAACGAGTTACTGGCCAGCTTAATCATAATCGTCGAGTCAGCAGTCAAACATGGGTTTTCCATAGACAACATATTGGAACGATTCGCGACGGAGATCAGCCACTTTTCTGAACGGCAGAATTCTGTTGATCTAGACCGTTACTACCGCTTTCGGTATTGGCTGGCCAAATATCGACTGCAAAATGGTCAATACGTTACAGGTATTAATGATATTTTACATTGCCTCAGTTTATCTGCAAGAACGAATAATATTATTGGTTTTAAACAATCTGTAGCCTTATATGAGATCAACAGGCATTATGCAACAGATCAACAAAAACTTCAATTTTCTCTCGCCGGCTCTAAACCTGAGTTTGGTTGGTAGCGTTGCAGATAAACAGGTAATTAATCCAAGACGCAAAAATAATTATGAAAACGGTGTTGGTGGTTAAGCACTTTTTTGGGTGCTTTTTTCTTTGAAAATCCCTAATGATCTAGCATCGGAGTAAAAAATCTGGTCTAATCCTCCGAATCATTGGACAAATAAAAAAAGACAATAGAATGCCCGGAACGACTAAAAAGTTGTGAGCAAGGGCAATGAGAGCCTTTTTCTTCCTAGGACGAGAAGCTAATATACAATAATTTGCTGCCAAGGCTGAGTTGCGAGTTCGTGATGCTGCCCATGCAGTACACAAAGGGAAGACTTTATGTGTGGATTTCTCGTGTATTTTTTTACCTTAAATCCCATGAGTTACCAGGACAAACCCCAGTCCATGAAGTCAAATGAGCAGCATTTGGAAATTGACTCATATAATGGCGAGAAGAACCACTGCTGTTGATTTGTCTACCCCAGGTACGGATTGAAGGAGTTGTACCTCTTCTTTGTAAGGCTCCAAGTATTTGTCAATCTCTTCGTCAAGTTTCCGAATCGACTCCTCTAAAAACATAATGTGACTCCAAGACTGGCGGATCAGGAAGATCTGATGGTGTGTAAAAGTTCCAAACAGGGAGTCCGAAAGGGCTTTGACTTTCTGTCTCACCTTCCCCTTCACACAACCTAGGAGTTCATCTTTTCATGTTGGGATGTGGCTCAGAAAGGCATGGAGGTTTTGTTCACATGTCTATTTGACGACCATGACCGGGCAAGGGGAAAGCTGAACAACCTTATGGCTGACGCTCCCTAATACCAGTTCTTCCAATCTGCTTAAGCCGCGACTGCCGATCATGATCAGATCGACGGCTGCACGTCCGGCATATGCGGTGATTTCTTCGGCGGGATCACCCAGCCCTACTTCCAGTCTAAAAGGAATGCCATTCAGACGGAAGTCATGTTCAATCTGCCGGATTGCCTGATGGGCTTGTTCCGTCAGGAGCATACGGACGTCAAACCTCGCATCCAGCAGTTGCGTTTTGGTTGGCGCTTTACTGACGACATGCATCAGCGTAACAGTGGAACTCCCCATCTTGCTGGCCAGATTGATGGCAGCAGATGCGGCTTTTTGAGAGTGCCTAGATCCATCAGCGGCTACTAAAATGTGTTGAAACATCATCTATATTCCCCGTGTATTGTTCGTCAAATGCTTTACTGTTGGGTGAACCAAGCGGCAATCGATAACACGGCCAGTGCAATCGGGTTTCTGCTTTGCCGCTGAGCCTTTTGTAAGGAAGCGGATACATCCTGCTTGGTTTTCTCATTTGAGGTTTTC contains these protein-coding regions:
- a CDS encoding universal stress protein: MMFQHILVAADGSRHSQKAASAAINLASKMGSSTVTLMHVVSKAPTKTQLLDARFDVRMLLTEQAHQAIRQIEHDFRLNGIPFRLEVGLGDPAEEITAYAGRAAVDLIMIGSRGLSRLEELVLGSVSHKVVQLSPCPVMVVK
- a CDS encoding helix-turn-helix domain-containing protein, encoding MDIQPTIRSEIEKHLKEKGFTLSKLSERTGINNGNLSEIFNSNPPRPITVRQLDAITVAIGYEPGWLYDLYPEECAMPERISRPRVIPFLIRCSELGRTELIERVVAVLMENPKNVSILYDVAEQLYKSGRRKESALFYRLVIDNEKDNHSDRFLISQYRLFRASLGTDVEENWKAVIRFEPYRNRLSEGNRLDGLLQLANVCFALHRWEDVERFADELRELATIVYQNEMRKKKRKKVSEPLQTERHLVVYYGQGYLLKSVALEKQGLYEKAKEYVSGYSDLSWFELLDEVGLKEVEKI